The Candidatus Nanopelagicales bacterium genomic sequence TCGCCGCTGGACAAGATATTGGCCGCAACCACACGGGCCTGATCAATTGCCGAAGTCCAGTGCTCATGACGACCTTCGCGCCCAGTTGTGGACTTCCAATGCGCTACATCGCCAACTGCGAAAACATCAGTTGCAGAAGTTCGACCGGATGAATCGCAACGAACACCGTTGTCAATATGTAAGCCAGAATCCTTTAACCAATCAACGCTTGGAGCAACACCTAAGCCAACAACCACTGCAGAGGATTCGATGACTTCACCAGTTGAGAGTTCAACGCCTTCCAAGCGCTCATCGCCTACTAAACGTGTCACAAGCGAATCACAATGTAGATCAACGCCTTGTTCACGATGCAAATCAGCAACGTAATTGCCAATAAATTGACCGACAGGCAACTGCAACGGAGTTGAGAGCGCTTCAATCATGGAAACCTCAGCGCCCATAGAACGTGCTGTTGCAACAACTTCACAACCAATGAAGCCCCCACCAATCACGACTAAGCGTCCACCTCGGCGAATGTCCGCGGCAATGCGCTGTGAATCATCAAAGGTGCGCAATACATGTAATCCATCGCGCACAGGTGCACCGGGAAGCATGCGCGGGTGCGCACCTGTCGCGATCACAAGTACGTCGTAATCAATTGAACTTCCATCAGCAAGTGCAACCGTGTGCGCAACAGTGTCGACACCCACAGCTTCTGTGCTGAGCTGCAATTCAAGATTGAGTGCATCAAGTGCATCTTGCGCCAAGAGAAATGGTGGTGTGGCGCCTTCTTTTGCAAGCGCACCTTTGGAAAGGGGCGGTCGGTCATAAGGTGGCAATGCTTCGGTCCCCACCATCACGAGGCGACCCGTGTGCCCAAGGCGGCGCAATTCCTCTGCCGTGCGAATACCCGCAAGACCTGCACCCACGATCACGACTACACCGTTTGACTTCACTACAACCCTCCAGCTTTTCTCGTGGCGTCACCTTATGGGTTCATTCCTGGCGACAAGGATTGACGATTTCCATTGATTGTCTCTACTTTGAGACATTCCCAAGACTCATTCATAGGATTTGTCTCCCCACGCGCAACCAAAGGAACTATTCGTGTCCATAGCCACCGAAACGTTGAATCAGACCGTGCAACAACGCCTCGATGCTGGGCTGATGGAGCATTTGCAAGCACTAGAAGGCACCGACATCAATGACGTCACCGTCGAAGCAGTCGCCAAAGCTGCTGGAGTTTCTCGAGCAACTGCGTATCGGTATCTGGGTTCACGTGAAGAGCTGTTGCGGCGCACAGCACTTGCTCTTGTGAGTGGTCATGCTGATCAATGTCGCGAGGCCGTTGCTCGTGCGACAACGGTGGCACAGCAAGTGGAAGAGATCTTTGCGTTCACCATCCGCCAAACAATCCAAGATCGACACCTACAGATGTTGATGAAGTCACCGCGCACCGCGGGGTTAATAGAAGCCGTGCAGGGGCTGATGGCATCGATCCTGCTGCCGACCTTGCAAGAGGGCCAGCGCGCAGGTCAGGTCCGAGACGACCTCTCGGCCGACGAGCTCATTACCTGGCTGCTCGAGCAGCTCCATCTGCTCACTCGCAAGCGGCTCACGGAGGATCAAGCCCGGCAGTGGGTACAAAACTTCGTCATTCCAGTTCTGGATCCTCCCGGAAATGCCGATGGGCGCCTGCGCTCTCAGGTGCGAGCCCTCCTCGATGACGTCCAAGGCCGACTCCAAGAGGTCAACGTCTCAATCGTGGCTGGCCGCTACACCTTTCGCGCCTAGGGCGTCTCAAGGAATCCAGACCGCGAGACCACAATCGTGATCTCTCTCATGAGATGTCTCATTCTTGAGTCTCAAGTCTGAGCACCGTGTAACCCCTCACGATTTACCAAAATCTTCGAGGATTAGTTGACACAAACCCTTGCCCCACCTCACGACTCGAAAGTATGCTCCGGAATTCAGCGCTAGGACGATCGACCAAGGTTGTCTCTCAAGTGATACACACGGTCGTGTTGTCGCGTGAACTAGCACCACACGTTTGAGGAGCTCCCAGGTGGCGTACGTCATCACCGAACTTTGCATCGACGTCCTTGATCGGACGTGCACAAAGGAATGTCCGGTCGACTGTATTTATGAAGGCGACCGGATGCTGTACATCAATCCGGACGAATGCATCGACTGCGGCGCATGTGAACCCGTGTGCCCAAGTGAAGCCATTCATTACGAAGACGACTTGCCACAAGAAATGAAACACTGGCAAGCAGAAAACGAACGCTTCTTCACCGACGTGCTCGACGGTCGCGATGCACCATTGGGTAAGCCCATGGGTGCACGTAACTCGGGGCGCATTGGCGTTGACACTGAACTTGTACGCAACAGCCCAACGAAGTAAAGCCGAAGGAGATCACGATGGCGGAATCAACGACCCAAGAGCCACGGCCAGTATCGCCGTTTGCCGTATGGCAAGCAGAGCGCTCATCTGATCCACGTGGCTACTACGCCAATTTGCGTAAAGAAGGTCGCATTGACTTCAAAACGCACCGCTGGGCTGGTGGCAAGAAGGGCCCAACCGCTGCAGTGCTGCACCGCGATGACATCGGTCAGTTGCTGCGCGATGTTGATACCTACTCAAGTGAGGTATTCGCGTACGGCCCAGATGTGCATGCAATTCCGCAAGAAATTCAGGCACCGCTACACACCACGTACCGCCGCTTGCTCGACCCACTCTTCTCACCAAAGAAGATGGCCGAACTCCAGCCAAAGGTTGAAGTTGCAGTTAACAAGTTCATTGATGCATTCATCGACAACGGCGAAGTTGAAGTCAATGAAGGCCTTGCAGTGCCACTGCCTTGCATGACCTTCCTAGATCTGCTTGGTTTGCCGTCTGAAGAACTTCAGATGTTGATTTACTGGAAAGACGTACTGATCCGCCCAGAAATCGTTGGTGGCTCTTTCTCCGAAGGCCAGCGCATTCAGGCAGAAGTTGTGCCGCAGATGTTCGCTCGCTTCGCTGCAGAAGTTGAAGATCGCAAGGTCAACCCACGCGACGATCTGATCACCTACTTCACCACAACCGAAGTTGATGGCCGCAAGCTCACAGAAGAAGAGCAGTGCAGTGTGTTGTTCTTCCTGCTCGCAGCAGGTCTGGACACCGTAACCATCTCTTTGCAGGCGATGTTCTACTACATCGCAACGCATCCTGAGACCCAACAACTTCTCCATGACGATCCATCACAGGTTGAGAACGTTGTTGAAGAACTCCTTCGCTGGGAAACCCCAGTGATGAGCGTGATGCGCGTTGCCAAGGAAGACACCGAACTTGGTGGCTGCCCAATTTCCAAGGGCACCTTCATGGTTGCGTGCTTGGCTTCAGGCAACGTTGAGGAAGAAGTGCCAGAGTCACTCAACCTTGACCTCACTCGCGGTGACAAGGCACACCTTGCCTTCGGAGCAGGACCACACCGTTGCCTCGGTTCACACCTGGCACGAATGGAACTGCGCACCGTCATTCGCGAATGGCACAAGCGCATTCCGTTCTACGAAGTCAAGCCGGGTGAAACCATTGAATGGGTGCCATCAGCACTTCGCGGAATTGATTACTTGCCACTTCAGTGGAAGACGAAGGGATAACAATGAAGGTCGCAATTGATGTAGATCTGTGCCAAGGGCACGGACGTTGCTATGAAATCGCCCCAGAAGTCTTCACAGATGATGATCGCGGTCGCGGTGAATTGTTGATGGT encodes the following:
- a CDS encoding FAD-dependent oxidoreductase yields the protein MKSNGVVVIVGAGLAGIRTAEELRRLGHTGRLVMVGTEALPPYDRPPLSKGALAKEGATPPFLLAQDALDALNLELQLSTEAVGVDTVAHTVALADGSSIDYDVLVIATGAHPRMLPGAPVRDGLHVLRTFDDSQRIAADIRRGGRLVVIGGGFIGCEVVATARSMGAEVSMIEALSTPLQLPVGQFIGNYVADLHREQGVDLHCDSLVTRLVGDERLEGVELSTGEVIESSAVVVGLGVAPSVDWLKDSGLHIDNGVRCDSSGRTSATDVFAVGDVAHWKSTTGREGRHEHWTSAIDQARVVAANILSSGDDPLEQLHDLPYFWSDMYGLKLQALGWPGGSYETHVMHLGPNKDKLVVLYSDDDRFIGAVGISAPRIVMSTRALLQTSTSIDEAKATLLSA
- a CDS encoding helix-turn-helix domain containing protein; its protein translation is MSIATETLNQTVQQRLDAGLMEHLQALEGTDINDVTVEAVAKAAGVSRATAYRYLGSREELLRRTALALVSGHADQCREAVARATTVAQQVEEIFAFTIRQTIQDRHLQMLMKSPRTAGLIEAVQGLMASILLPTLQEGQRAGQVRDDLSADELITWLLEQLHLLTRKRLTEDQARQWVQNFVIPVLDPPGNADGRLRSQVRALLDDVQGRLQEVNVSIVAGRYTFRA
- a CDS encoding ferredoxin family protein, encoding MAYVITELCIDVLDRTCTKECPVDCIYEGDRMLYINPDECIDCGACEPVCPSEAIHYEDDLPQEMKHWQAENERFFTDVLDGRDAPLGKPMGARNSGRIGVDTELVRNSPTK
- a CDS encoding cytochrome P450, producing the protein MAESTTQEPRPVSPFAVWQAERSSDPRGYYANLRKEGRIDFKTHRWAGGKKGPTAAVLHRDDIGQLLRDVDTYSSEVFAYGPDVHAIPQEIQAPLHTTYRRLLDPLFSPKKMAELQPKVEVAVNKFIDAFIDNGEVEVNEGLAVPLPCMTFLDLLGLPSEELQMLIYWKDVLIRPEIVGGSFSEGQRIQAEVVPQMFARFAAEVEDRKVNPRDDLITYFTTTEVDGRKLTEEEQCSVLFFLLAAGLDTVTISLQAMFYYIATHPETQQLLHDDPSQVENVVEELLRWETPVMSVMRVAKEDTELGGCPISKGTFMVACLASGNVEEEVPESLNLDLTRGDKAHLAFGAGPHRCLGSHLARMELRTVIREWHKRIPFYEVKPGETIEWVPSALRGIDYLPLQWKTKG
- a CDS encoding ferredoxin: MKVAIDVDLCQGHGRCYEIAPEVFTDDDRGRGELLMVEIPADLQEKVRQAVNTCPERAITISE